The Pleurodeles waltl isolate 20211129_DDA chromosome 7, aPleWal1.hap1.20221129, whole genome shotgun sequence genome includes a region encoding these proteins:
- the MFSD6L gene encoding major facilitator superfamily domain-containing protein 6-like: MNESKQLNVSRALAIAGVFRFLHCAANSCVMPFLTIYFRHLGLTPPLVGIVMGMKHLTSVMWAPLCSYFAKSHQRRKILMCGSLLSTVGAGLLLTLIPPLHKEIVYILCNVSLRSDNKLLATEIWSLKDSTNMNTSQLLAVTAIPELAPSSPSSELRSLASSKKEAAGKTNPELPGVMKAITDNIGERTRTNYSEPQYIGPNSFLETKRKRIQEHSQMQNVKPIFLENTDFHDLQTENVTFQSALNYSVQDVFSGDDGEIQLPIGSPRSVESPLNVSKHWKTARDINFEVLKENNFLNPEHTTFLMILGAIVLCELLAAPLEWITDESLYEYLDFVDATDRHGRLWIWGYLGTAVGACSICALVDHLNCYLSPNIPRMVVHFYGYVLVITASLLVSVFYPIHVSKKTEHTNKTVKALGLIGNDGRMLLMAVTVFLTGAVVSTANNFLFWQMQDIGSSELYMGISIAVALLSEILLFVFKNRLFKVFSSSFIVALSLSCLAIQLLYYSFLWTSWAVLPIQILSAFSNGALWWVAFSLADDVATPGTERSLQMVLHSLSYGCGASLGSFSSGFIVNSFSLAILYRASSIALIFWLVLFVIVQSKLPRHRKINYSRLLAADTSDLSDSDEDQERDWLVKAMKDENAFIKR; encoded by the coding sequence ATGAATGAGAGCAAGCAGTTGAATGTTAGCCGAGCGCTGGCAATTGCCGGTGTCTTCCGCTTTCTGCATTGTGCGGCAAACTCTTGTGTGATGCCTTTTTTGACGATCTATTTTCGGCACCTCGGACTCACCCCACCACTAGTGGGAATCGTCATGGGAATGAAGCACCTAACATCTGTAATGTGGGCACCTTTATGTTCCTACTTTGCCAAGAGTCATCAAAGACGGAAAATACTCATGTGTGGATCTCTGCTCTCGACAGTGGGGGCAGGATTACTGCTCACTCTCATCCCCCCTTTACACAAGGAAattgtgtacatattgtgtaaCGTCAGCCTGCGTTCAGATAACAAATTGCTCGCAACAGAGATTTGGAGCTTGAAGGATAGCACTAACATGAACACTAGCCAACTTTTGGCTGTGACTGCCATCCCAGAATTAGCACccagtagtccttcttctgaacTACGTTCATTGGCTTCCAGCAAGAAAGAGGCTGCAGGTAAGACTAACCCAGAATTGCCAGGGGTGATGAAGGCCATCACTGACAATATTGGAGAAAGAACAAGAACAAATTACAGTGAACCCCAATATATTGGGCCTAACTCTTTTCTGGAgacaaaaaggaaaaggatacAGGAACATTCTCAAATGCAAAATGTGAAGCCAATATTTTTGGAAAATACAGACTTCCATGACcttcaaacagaaaatgttacctTTCAATCTGCGTTAAATTACTCTGTGCAAGATGTTTTTAGTGGGGATGATGGTGAAATCCAGTTACCTATAGGAAGTCCCAGATCCGTAGAAAGTCCGCTAAACGTTTCAAAGCACTGGAAAACTGCAAGGGATATAAACTTTGAAGTATTAaaagaaaataactttttaaatCCTGAACATACAACGTTTTTGATGATTTTAGGTGCAATTGTCCTGTGTGAGTTGCTTGCAGCTCCCCTAGAGTGGATAACCGATGAAAGCCTCTATGAGTATCTAGATTTTGTAGATGCCACAGATAGACATGGCAGGCTCTGGATCTGGGGCTACTTAGGCACTGCAGTAGGGGCCTGCAGCATTTGTGCCCTAGTCGATCACCTGAACTGCTACCTGAGCCCAAACATCCCTCGCATGGTTGTACATTTCTATGGGTACGTCCTTGTCATAACTGCTTCTTTGCTTGTGAGTGTCTTCTATCCCATTCACGTCTCCAAAAAAACagaacacacaaacaaaacagtgaaGGCCTTAGGCTTGATTGGCAACGATGGAAGGATGCTGCTGATGGCAGTCACGGTCTTCCTTACGGGTGCAGTAGTATCTACAGCTAACAATTTTCTCTTCTGGCAAATGCAGGACATTGGCAGTTCAGAGTTATACATGGGAATCTCAATTGCTGTGGCCCTGCTATCTGAAATATTATTGTTTGTCTTCAAGAACAGGTTATTTAAGGTCTTCTCCAGCAGCTTCATCGTAGCACTTAGTTTAAGTTGCCTGGCCATTCAACTTCTATACTACTCGTTTCTGTGGACATCATGGGCAGTGTTGCCCATTCAGATTTTGAGTGCCTTCAGCAATGGTgctttgtggtgggtggcgttTTCCCTGGCAGACGATGTTGCCACTCCTGGGACAGAACGATCACTGCAGATGGTCCTACATAGCCTCTCCTATGGTTGTGGGGCCAGCTTGGGCAGCTTTTCAAGTGGTTTCATCGTGAACAGCTTCAGCTTAGCCATTCTGTACCGGGCATCTTCTATCGCTTTGATATTTTGGTTGGTATTGTTCGTCATTGTCCAATCGAAACTGCCCCGTCATCGGAAGATCAACTATTCACGACTGCTAGCTGCTGACACCAGCGATCTCAGTGACTCTGATGAAGATCAGGAGAGAGACTGGCTGGTGAAAGCAATGAAGGATGAGAACGCATTTATAAAACGGTAG